From Sporosarcina sp. Marseille-Q4943, the proteins below share one genomic window:
- a CDS encoding type II toxin-antitoxin system HicB family antitoxin, whose product MKKEFKQTAVFYYEHHYAKKGDYQIHVRFPDLLALGLPAFTVGNSLEDAIEAAKEILEMMVECAEEDGIVLPDPTPIEMIQIDRGFDLDAPPFRILVEHVSIYL is encoded by the coding sequence ATGAAGAAAGAGTTTAAGCAAACAGCTGTATTTTATTACGAGCATCATTATGCAAAGAAGGGCGATTACCAGATCCACGTCCGGTTCCCCGATCTATTAGCGTTAGGCCTTCCAGCCTTTACTGTTGGGAATAGCCTAGAAGATGCAATTGAGGCTGCGAAAGAGATACTCGAGATGATGGTCGAATGTGCAGAAGAGGACGGAATCGTACTGCCCGACCCTACTCCAATCGAAATGATTCAAATCGATCGAGGTTTTGATCTCGATGCACCGCCGTTCCGAATCCTTGTCGAACACGTGTCGATTTATTTGTAA
- a CDS encoding cell wall hydrolase codes for MPRVKYRDNDVSLMARMMRAEAEGEGNQGMLYVGNVIVNRAVADCLDFRDVRTINDVIFQVQGGNYSFEAVQKGNLFYQRARESERRLARRNLENWRQHPAKFALWYFNPFGPCPPTWYNQPFTGQFKLHCFYEPIAGTCESVYSG; via the coding sequence ATGCCAAGAGTTAAATACCGGGATAATGATGTCAGTTTAATGGCAAGGATGATGAGGGCGGAAGCCGAGGGCGAAGGAAACCAAGGGATGTTGTATGTCGGCAATGTCATTGTGAACCGCGCTGTAGCAGATTGTTTAGACTTTCGAGATGTTCGAACGATTAACGATGTCATTTTTCAGGTGCAGGGAGGAAATTATTCTTTCGAAGCTGTTCAAAAGGGGAACCTGTTTTACCAACGGGCGAGAGAATCTGAAAGACGATTAGCAAGACGGAATTTGGAAAACTGGAGACAGCACCCAGCGAAATTCGCGCTATGGTATTTCAATCCATTCGGTCCTTGTCCTCCAACTTGGTACAACCAACCGTTTACGGGCCAATTCAAACTTCATTGCTTTTATGAACCAATCGCGGGAACGTGTGAGAGTGTTTATAGTGGGTAG
- a CDS encoding S-layer homology domain-containing protein yields MNKNKILKMALAAAIAIPAILFPVQAEAAVTNPFPDVSKNSPYYEIVHEMRDRNIISGYENGEFRPTEVISRKHAAALVNRATKLPARKPFVPFEDVSTKNAFFNDIKKLQQAGIFEPDAKGNFNPNTPITRAEMAKVLTIAFNLKVKVELDFMDVPKNHPANKYVRALYSNGITTGDFGYFNPDKPVTRVHYAVFLHRLLHMNNPIDPAAPAMRLPGHFAGISAQRLEESSMTMAQTMLSMLGQKVTRYSADQLITDKLEHGWAEVNSYSAGHSAGQMAKENILYLKRFVKKDSRLEEILDKWLQGDFSQVKDDYFYLRLTSDAEYGNCDVCEDHSSIHIRTKRAEEHFVRTLYGEEGLQRHREQWSITE; encoded by the coding sequence TTGAATAAAAACAAGATATTGAAAATGGCATTAGCAGCGGCGATCGCTATTCCTGCCATCCTCTTCCCGGTACAGGCGGAAGCGGCAGTGACGAATCCGTTTCCTGACGTGTCCAAGAACAGCCCGTATTATGAGATTGTCCATGAGATGCGGGACCGAAATATTATTAGCGGGTACGAAAACGGGGAATTCAGGCCGACTGAGGTCATTTCGCGGAAACATGCGGCGGCTCTCGTCAACCGCGCAACAAAGTTACCGGCAAGAAAGCCGTTTGTTCCATTCGAGGACGTATCCACGAAGAACGCCTTCTTCAATGATATAAAGAAATTACAGCAAGCCGGAATTTTCGAGCCGGATGCGAAAGGGAACTTCAACCCGAATACGCCGATCACTCGTGCGGAAATGGCGAAGGTGCTGACAATCGCATTCAATCTGAAAGTGAAAGTGGAGTTGGATTTCATGGACGTGCCGAAAAATCATCCGGCGAACAAATATGTCCGAGCGCTCTATTCGAATGGAATCACAACAGGGGATTTCGGATACTTCAATCCCGATAAACCCGTTACAAGAGTGCATTATGCCGTATTTCTGCATCGGTTGCTGCATATGAACAATCCTATCGATCCAGCGGCACCGGCGATGCGACTACCCGGACATTTTGCAGGAATTTCTGCACAACGGTTGGAGGAAAGTTCCATGACGATGGCTCAAACAATGCTGTCGATGCTTGGGCAGAAGGTGACGAGATATTCAGCCGATCAGCTCATTACAGATAAGTTGGAGCATGGATGGGCGGAAGTGAATAGCTATTCCGCAGGCCATTCAGCCGGACAAATGGCAAAGGAAAACATCCTTTACTTGAAGCGTTTTGTGAAGAAGGATTCGAGGTTAGAGGAGATTTTGGATAAATGGCTGCAAGGGGATTTCTCGCAAGTGAAAGATGACTATTTTTACTTGAGATTGACGAGTGATGCGGAGTACGGAAACTGTGATGTATGCGAGGATCATTCTTCCATTCATATCCGGACGAAGCGGGCGGAAGAGCATTTCGTGCGCACGCTTTACGGAGAAGAAGGATTGCAACGTCACCGCGAGCAGTGGTCCATAACAGAATAA
- a CDS encoding DUF6584 family protein, with amino-acid sequence MKEKIALALKRIEEDIESDDLGKARDRLHGLISTYPNELELRKKLGDIYFELKYPAMAGRYWYLEKNKTPQMKKACIVFENSMGNDMDKIARALKYKGDIELLEGLDIDPAFLSSEYKGKEKLVEEQDVPIGPTYKLIIFGCLSVILSIIIFASVGVYTFIEWMF; translated from the coding sequence ATTAAAGAGAAAATTGCTTTGGCTTTAAAACGAATAGAAGAGGATATTGAAAGCGATGATTTGGGAAAAGCGAGGGATCGATTGCACGGGTTAATCTCAACCTATCCTAATGAATTGGAACTTCGTAAAAAGTTGGGAGACATTTATTTTGAATTAAAATATCCTGCGATGGCTGGCCGATACTGGTATTTAGAAAAGAATAAAACTCCCCAAATGAAAAAAGCGTGTATAGTGTTTGAAAACTCCATGGGCAATGACATGGATAAAATCGCGCGGGCATTAAAGTATAAAGGTGATATTGAGCTTTTAGAAGGACTGGATATAGACCCCGCATTCTTATCTAGTGAATATAAAGGAAAAGAAAAATTGGTGGAAGAACAAGATGTTCCAATAGGGCCTACATACAAATTGATTATTTTTGGGTGTCTTTCAGTAATACTTTCCATAATTATTTTTGCATCAGTTGGGGTCTATACATTTATAGAATGGATGTTTTAA
- a CDS encoding TetR-like C-terminal domain-containing protein, whose translation MGPITAYLGVIIWWLKNDMPYTPAYMAKQLTRLSTVGPWVENPYL comes from the coding sequence ATGGGTCCCATCACAGCCTATTTGGGCGTCATCATTTGGTGGCTGAAAAACGATATGCCCTACACTCCAGCGTATATGGCGAAGCAGCTGACGAGACTGTCGACGGTCGGACCATGGGTGGAAAATCCGTATCTATGA
- a CDS encoding IclR family transcriptional regulator, whose protein sequence is MIQSIDRAMLIIEVMSDSQKDKWLVAELAKETGLPISTVYRLLQSLELHNLVSQIEYTKQYELGYKWMELGLKKYEKLDIRHVARPILEKLAKEVEETVYLNTPNDDVSIIIDRIDSPRNVRIIDSIGERIPMNIGAANKTMLAYAPPHNTDALLQRLIPEEGEREQFKQQLRSIKRKGFAISIGEKTEGTLAVGAPIFDFEGTVLGAISIEALEMQTTEDQLDHFIEKATEASEKISSAMGQIK, encoded by the coding sequence ATGATTCAATCGATAGACAGGGCCATGCTCATCATCGAAGTCATGTCGGACTCGCAAAAGGATAAATGGCTTGTCGCAGAGTTGGCGAAGGAGACGGGACTGCCGATTAGCACGGTGTATCGGTTGTTGCAATCACTTGAGTTGCATAATCTCGTTTCGCAAATCGAATATACGAAGCAATATGAACTAGGCTATAAATGGATGGAACTGGGCTTAAAAAAATACGAGAAACTGGACATTCGTCATGTAGCTCGGCCGATTCTCGAAAAATTGGCAAAGGAAGTAGAGGAAACCGTATACCTTAATACACCGAACGATGACGTATCTATTATCATAGACCGAATTGATAGTCCGCGGAATGTACGTATCATTGATAGTATAGGTGAACGCATACCGATGAACATCGGGGCCGCTAATAAAACGATGCTGGCATATGCGCCGCCCCATAATACGGATGCCTTGCTGCAAAGGCTAATTCCGGAAGAGGGGGAGCGGGAACAATTTAAGCAACAATTGCGCTCGATCAAACGGAAAGGGTTTGCAATCAGTATAGGCGAAAAAACGGAAGGTACACTAGCAGTCGGTGCGCCTATTTTTGATTTTGAAGGAACGGTGCTTGGGGCTATTAGTATCGAGGCACTCGAAATGCAAACAACTGAAGATCAATTGGATCACTTTATCGAAAAAGCAACCGAAGCTTCAGAAAAGATTTCTTCTGCGATGGGGCAAATAAAATAA
- a CDS encoding sodium:alanine symporter family protein: MEGFTKFIADITNFIWGMPIMVILIGGGVFLTVRLGFFQFRYFPHIIKQTFGKIFSKSEGDGTLTPFQATASALASTMGAANIVGVPVAIALGGPGAIFWMWLVALIGIGTKYSEVVLGMHYREKNEVGEYVGGPMYYIRKGLGWKKVAYFLAFALMIEIVASTMVQSNSIATTMKGSFGLSPIVTGILVALLVVLVTYGGIKTIGKVSEKLIPFMVVIYLVAALVVIVANIKELPTAFGLIFEYAFRPMSAAGGFAGAGVAAAIRWGLARGLYSNEAGMGTAPIAHSAAITNHPAKQGFWGVFEVIVDTLVVCTITALVVLTSGVWKTMSPDDASSMVTEAFVPVFGSSLAGTIVSATLFLFVITTVVVIIFYGEKQAEFLFGTTFSKVMRFIYIGAIIVGAVGGLQFIWQFLDLLLALVVIPNVIAVLFLSGKVKEITNDYFMNLYPIERKK; this comes from the coding sequence ATGGAAGGGTTCACAAAGTTCATCGCGGATATTACAAATTTCATATGGGGGATGCCGATCATGGTCATTCTCATCGGGGGTGGCGTTTTCTTGACGGTGCGTCTTGGTTTCTTCCAATTCCGCTACTTCCCGCATATTATCAAGCAGACTTTCGGCAAGATATTTTCAAAAAGTGAAGGGGACGGTACGTTGACTCCATTTCAAGCGACGGCAAGTGCGCTTGCTTCCACAATGGGTGCAGCGAATATTGTGGGAGTTCCGGTAGCTATCGCACTCGGCGGACCGGGGGCAATTTTCTGGATGTGGCTTGTCGCTCTTATCGGGATTGGAACCAAGTATTCGGAAGTCGTTCTCGGAATGCACTATCGGGAGAAAAACGAGGTCGGTGAATATGTCGGCGGCCCAATGTATTACATACGAAAAGGACTTGGCTGGAAAAAGGTCGCTTATTTCCTTGCTTTTGCACTTATGATTGAAATTGTCGCGAGTACGATGGTGCAATCCAATTCCATCGCAACAACGATGAAAGGTTCGTTTGGCTTGTCTCCTATTGTTACAGGCATTCTTGTTGCACTTCTTGTTGTCTTGGTCACTTACGGTGGAATTAAAACAATCGGAAAAGTGTCGGAGAAGTTGATTCCATTCATGGTTGTCATTTATCTTGTTGCTGCACTTGTAGTTATTGTTGCGAATATAAAAGAACTTCCAACTGCATTCGGACTGATTTTTGAATATGCGTTCCGGCCGATGTCGGCGGCGGGCGGTTTTGCCGGCGCTGGTGTAGCGGCTGCCATTCGTTGGGGCCTTGCCCGGGGGCTTTATTCCAATGAAGCAGGTATGGGAACGGCGCCGATTGCCCATTCAGCAGCCATTACGAATCATCCTGCGAAACAAGGATTCTGGGGTGTGTTCGAAGTAATCGTCGATACACTCGTCGTCTGTACAATTACTGCCCTTGTCGTCTTGACGTCTGGCGTCTGGAAAACCATGTCACCGGATGATGCCTCATCCATGGTGACAGAAGCGTTTGTGCCAGTATTCGGTTCATCACTTGCCGGAACTATCGTTTCAGCAACGCTATTCTTATTCGTCATCACCACAGTAGTCGTCATCATTTTCTATGGTGAAAAGCAGGCTGAGTTCCTTTTCGGGACAACATTCTCCAAGGTGATGCGCTTTATTTATATCGGTGCCATTATCGTCGGTGCAGTCGGAGGATTGCAGTTCATCTGGCAGTTCCTCGATTTATTGCTCGCTTTGGTTGTCATCCCGAACGTCATCGCTGTTCTATTCTTGAGCGGTAAAGTGAAAGAAATTACAAACGACTATTTTATGAATCTCTATCCGATCGAACGAAAAAAATGA
- a CDS encoding M20/M25/M40 family metallo-hydrolase, translating into MYNQLRNLELSQQVEMLTRHLVSINSINGTLGEVEIVQEIYRILRSFPYFEEHPDHLWLQTIEGDPIGRQNVFALVKGEKLSKQTVLFHSHIDTVAVEDFGPLKKDAFSTDAMEDFFRGYENDPVIQQEALSGDWMFGRGSVDMKSGAAVHIANTLYFTEHPEKLTGNVLLLCNGDEESEHRGIIGALSELNRLQAEQGLDFITAINTDFITPLYDGDSNRYIYTGAAGKILPCFHIYGKEVHVGDTLSGIDPNFIAAKLTERIHNRYALAEKIPGELVLPPTCLQQRDTKELYTVQTAISSHLYFNYFVYEDTPEQILEKLLHEAREACEEAERYLQQQFEEYIEFTELPSRDLSWGIDVTTYDEYLQYLIQRGVNVKSIIDKALAKKSGDLRDVSFSIVSALQEADPEKKARVILFFAPPFLPHNYLKTDVSRDKKIQSSISEVLEEMGELTDECFELKKFFPYLADGSFLSIHEAEEELAPLVHNLPEWDNIYTIPFHTIQKLNIPSVNMGVYGKDGHKWTERVYKPYSFGVLPLLIRKTTMRMLEKASEDQSLELV; encoded by the coding sequence ATGTACAATCAGCTAAGAAATTTGGAATTATCACAACAGGTCGAGATGTTGACTCGTCATTTGGTAAGCATCAATAGCATTAACGGGACACTTGGTGAGGTGGAGATTGTTCAGGAGATCTATCGGATACTTCGGTCATTCCCATATTTCGAAGAACATCCCGACCATCTCTGGCTCCAGACGATTGAAGGTGATCCGATCGGCCGTCAAAATGTCTTCGCTTTAGTAAAAGGCGAAAAACTCTCGAAGCAAACCGTCTTATTTCATTCTCATATTGATACGGTTGCTGTCGAAGATTTCGGACCTTTGAAAAAGGATGCTTTTTCTACGGATGCAATGGAAGATTTTTTCCGTGGATATGAAAATGATCCAGTAATCCAACAGGAGGCACTTTCAGGTGATTGGATGTTCGGACGCGGCTCTGTGGACATGAAAAGTGGTGCAGCTGTCCATATTGCGAATACTCTATATTTTACAGAACATCCAGAAAAACTGACTGGTAATGTACTCCTCCTTTGCAATGGGGATGAAGAAAGCGAACACCGTGGCATTATCGGTGCCCTTTCCGAATTAAATAGACTCCAAGCGGAACAGGGTCTTGATTTTATCACCGCTATCAATACTGATTTCATCACTCCATTGTATGATGGCGATTCAAACCGATATATTTACACGGGAGCCGCAGGCAAGATCCTTCCTTGCTTCCATATTTACGGTAAAGAAGTACATGTTGGTGACACACTATCAGGTATTGATCCGAATTTCATTGCTGCCAAATTGACGGAACGGATCCATAACCGATATGCCCTTGCGGAAAAAATTCCCGGGGAGCTTGTCCTGCCGCCGACTTGTCTACAACAACGCGACACGAAAGAGCTTTATACGGTTCAAACGGCGATTAGCAGTCATCTTTACTTCAACTATTTCGTTTATGAAGATACTCCCGAGCAAATACTCGAGAAATTGTTGCATGAAGCAAGAGAGGCATGTGAGGAAGCCGAGCGTTACTTGCAGCAACAGTTTGAAGAATATATCGAGTTTACCGAATTGCCTTCCCGAGATTTGTCATGGGGAATTGACGTGACTACTTATGATGAGTACTTACAATATTTGATTCAGCGTGGCGTCAATGTGAAATCGATTATCGACAAAGCGCTTGCAAAGAAGTCTGGCGATTTACGAGATGTTAGTTTCTCTATCGTCAGCGCCTTGCAGGAAGCCGATCCTGAAAAAAAAGCTCGGGTCATTTTATTCTTCGCACCGCCGTTCCTTCCGCATAATTATTTGAAGACGGATGTATCACGTGATAAAAAGATCCAATCTTCCATTTCGGAAGTGCTGGAAGAAATGGGTGAACTGACAGACGAGTGTTTTGAGTTAAAAAAATTCTTCCCTTATTTGGCAGATGGCAGTTTTCTATCAATCCATGAGGCAGAGGAAGAACTGGCACCACTTGTTCACAATTTGCCGGAATGGGACAACATTTACACAATTCCATTCCATACCATTCAAAAATTGAACATCCCATCCGTAAATATGGGTGTCTACGGAAAAGACGGCCATAAATGGACGGAACGTGTCTATAAACCTTACTCATTCGGAGTTTTGCCTTTGTTGATCCGCAAAACAACCATGCGTATGCTCGAAAAGGCGTCTGAAGATCAGTCGTTAGAATTAGTGTAA